One region of Pseudomonas alvandae genomic DNA includes:
- the vapB gene encoding type II toxin-antitoxin system VapB family antitoxin translates to MEQTTIFMSNRSQAVRLPKAVAMPSDVKRVDVIAIGRARIITPAGEAWDSWFDGDSATADFMAEREQPADQERESF, encoded by the coding sequence ATGGAACAAACTACCATTTTCATGAGCAACCGCAGCCAAGCGGTCCGGCTACCCAAGGCAGTGGCGATGCCAAGCGACGTCAAACGGGTAGATGTAATCGCCATAGGCAGAGCCCGGATCATCACTCCAGCCGGCGAAGCGTGGGACAGCTGGTTCGATGGCGACAGTGCGACAGCAGACTTTATGGCAGAGCGTGAACAGCCTGCCGATCAGGAGCGTGAGTCTTTCTGA
- a CDS encoding carboxypeptidase regulatory-like domain-containing protein codes for MKLIQYFVMPFIAISVLLFPLALDATNLTPIDNTGVQVQPMQQNGITYLSGGIGEDEARAIGQAQGYNLHMTFAIGPENKYVPDVDVTVQSASGQTLLTLSDAGPLVYVQLPPGRYSVVATRNGEERRDTAEVGSGAARNLVFHWNSSE; via the coding sequence ATGAAGCTCATTCAATATTTTGTAATGCCATTCATCGCCATCAGCGTCCTGCTGTTCCCCCTCGCGCTAGACGCCACCAACCTCACGCCTATCGACAACACGGGCGTCCAGGTCCAGCCCATGCAGCAGAACGGTATCACCTACCTGTCCGGCGGTATCGGCGAGGACGAAGCCCGAGCCATCGGGCAGGCCCAGGGTTACAACCTGCACATGACTTTTGCAATCGGCCCGGAGAACAAGTACGTCCCGGACGTGGACGTGACCGTGCAGAGCGCATCGGGACAGACATTGCTGACGCTCAGCGATGCAGGGCCGCTGGTGTATGTGCAACTGCCACCGGGCAGGTACAGTGTGGTGGCGACGCGTAACGGCGAAGAGCGTCGCGACACCGCCGAGGTAGGCAGCGGGGCCGCGCGCAATCTGGTGTTCCATTGGAACAGCAGTGAATAG
- a CDS encoding ATP-binding protein — MTPENKEVFEELLANCADEPIRFPGAIQPHGVLLMLSEPDFTIRQVSANVLQLMGHDPHRLLGQTLDALLGLEQAEAILAACRTAPESDSAPVAIVANQQRFDALVHRHQGALIVELEQHLSDYRPEGVSGEANLGRMLQRLQSAKTLQALYEISVREIQAMTGYDRVLIYRFEEEGHGQVIAEASAPSMELYKGLFFPASDIPEQARELYRTNWLRIIPNADYAPVPLVPELRPDTQAPLDLSFSTLRSVSPIHRQYMKNMGVLSSMSISLMKGERLWGLISCGNRQPLLVPHEMRMACQTIGQILSLQISAMEALELTRQRDAKLEDLQALATVMAESSENVFDGLCREPQRLMNLTGAHGVAILEDNKLHRHGQCPEPEQIRELHKWIMETGQPTFSHHNLGSVFAPAKAYQDVASGVLAIHLPKPVENGVLWFRPEVKQTINWSGDPQKPLDLETSEAGMRLRPRTSFEIWKVEMDGISTKWSHGDLFAANDLRRSALENDLARQVRKERQAVQTRDDLVAVVSHDLRSPMTVISMLCGMMQKAFSSDGSHSSKRIASAIDTMQQATSRMNALLEDLLDTSRIDAGRYTIRPKPTDVSQIFEDACSLLSPLASAKAIDISFQAEPNLKINADPERLFQVLSNLIGNAIKFTPQQGRVGVSAMSVGNEIVFSVRDTGEGIAPEQLPHVFDRYWTTKEGNPNGTGLGLYISKGIVQAHGGKLHAESQPGKGSEFRFTVPKID, encoded by the coding sequence ATGACCCCGGAAAACAAGGAAGTCTTCGAAGAACTGCTGGCCAATTGCGCAGACGAACCGATCCGCTTCCCCGGGGCCATCCAGCCTCATGGCGTGTTGTTGATGCTGTCGGAGCCCGACTTCACGATCCGCCAGGTCAGCGCCAACGTATTGCAGTTGATGGGCCACGATCCCCACAGGCTGTTGGGCCAGACGCTGGATGCATTGTTGGGCCTGGAGCAGGCAGAGGCGATCCTCGCTGCCTGTCGCACCGCCCCGGAAAGCGACAGCGCGCCGGTGGCCATCGTCGCAAACCAGCAGCGCTTTGATGCCCTGGTGCACCGCCATCAGGGCGCGCTGATCGTTGAACTGGAACAACACCTGAGCGACTACCGTCCCGAGGGAGTCAGCGGCGAGGCCAACCTGGGCCGCATGCTGCAGCGCCTGCAAAGCGCAAAAACCCTCCAGGCCCTCTACGAAATCAGCGTGCGCGAAATCCAGGCCATGACCGGCTACGACCGCGTGCTGATCTATCGCTTCGAGGAAGAAGGCCACGGCCAAGTCATCGCCGAGGCCAGCGCGCCGTCGATGGAACTCTACAAGGGCTTGTTTTTTCCTGCGTCGGACATTCCGGAACAGGCCCGTGAGCTGTACCGGACCAACTGGCTGCGCATCATCCCCAACGCCGACTATGCGCCGGTACCGCTGGTGCCCGAGCTGCGCCCCGATACCCAGGCGCCACTGGACCTGAGCTTTTCCACCTTGCGCAGCGTCTCGCCGATCCACCGTCAATACATGAAGAACATGGGCGTGCTGTCATCCATGAGCATTTCGCTGATGAAAGGCGAGCGTTTGTGGGGGCTGATCAGTTGCGGTAATCGCCAGCCGCTGCTTGTGCCCCACGAAATGCGCATGGCGTGCCAGACCATCGGCCAGATCCTGTCGCTGCAGATCAGCGCCATGGAAGCCCTTGAGCTGACCCGCCAACGGGACGCCAAGCTCGAAGATCTACAGGCGCTTGCCACCGTCATGGCCGAGTCCAGCGAAAACGTTTTCGACGGTTTGTGCCGCGAACCGCAACGACTGATGAACCTTACAGGCGCCCACGGCGTAGCGATTCTCGAAGACAACAAGCTGCATCGCCACGGCCAATGCCCGGAACCGGAGCAAATCCGCGAGTTACACAAGTGGATCATGGAAACAGGCCAGCCGACCTTCTCCCACCACAACCTGGGCAGCGTTTTCGCACCAGCCAAGGCCTATCAGGATGTGGCAAGCGGCGTACTGGCGATTCATTTGCCCAAGCCCGTGGAAAATGGCGTGCTTTGGTTCCGCCCCGAAGTGAAGCAGACCATCAATTGGAGCGGCGACCCACAAAAACCCCTCGACCTGGAAACCAGCGAGGCCGGTATGCGCCTGCGACCGCGCACGTCATTCGAGATATGGAAAGTCGAGATGGACGGCATCAGCACCAAATGGAGCCACGGGGATCTGTTCGCCGCCAACGACCTGCGTCGCTCGGCCCTGGAAAACGACCTGGCCCGACAAGTGCGCAAGGAGCGCCAGGCGGTGCAAACGCGCGATGACCTGGTGGCCGTCGTCTCCCATGACCTGCGCAGCCCGATGACGGTCATTTCCATGCTCTGCGGCATGATGCAAAAGGCCTTCAGTTCCGACGGTTCCCACAGTTCAAAGCGAATTGCCTCGGCCATCGACACCATGCAACAGGCCACCAGTCGCATGAACGCGTTGCTGGAGGATCTGCTCGACACCTCGCGCATCGACGCCGGGCGCTACACCATCCGTCCCAAGCCAACGGACGTCAGCCAGATATTCGAGGACGCGTGTTCATTGCTCTCGCCGCTGGCCTCCGCCAAGGCCATCGACATCTCTTTCCAGGCCGAACCCAACCTGAAGATCAACGCCGACCCGGAGCGGCTGTTCCAGGTGCTGTCCAATCTCATCGGCAATGCGATCAAATTCACGCCGCAACAAGGTCGCGTGGGCGTCAGCGCAATGTCGGTGGGCAATGAAATCGTGTTCAGCGTTCGCGACACCGGGGAAGGCATCGCGCCAGAACAGCTGCCTCATGTTTTCGATCGCTACTGGACCACCAAGGAAGGCAACCCCAACGGTACCGGGCTGGGGTTGTACATTTCCAAGGGGATTGTCCAGGCGCATGGCGGTAAACTGCATGCCGAAAGCCAGCCAGGCAAGGGCAGCGAATTCCGCTTCACCGTGCCGAAAATCGATTGA
- a CDS encoding biliverdin-producing heme oxygenase, with protein MPPVTPNPSLILALRTETAELHVALEKRLPFFSRQLNLDLYRRLMAAYYGFYQPLEQRLQMLALIPSGLDQSQRIKLPVLRADLIALGMDAAAIEALPVCRELPQIDSRAAALGVSYVLEGATLGGQVLRRRMAEQLGLDASSGAAFLNVYGELTGRRWKDFLQYLDDRNLGEAQTLEVTHAAKATFTYFERWLDSQKVLS; from the coding sequence ATGCCACCGGTCACCCCTAACCCTTCGTTGATCCTGGCATTGCGGACTGAAACCGCTGAATTGCATGTTGCCCTGGAGAAACGCCTGCCGTTTTTCTCGCGCCAGCTGAACCTGGATCTGTACCGACGCCTGATGGCGGCCTATTACGGTTTTTATCAGCCATTGGAGCAACGGCTTCAGATGTTGGCGCTGATTCCGAGCGGGCTGGATCAATCCCAGCGCATCAAGCTCCCGGTGTTACGCGCCGACCTCATCGCGCTGGGCATGGACGCTGCCGCTATCGAGGCGCTTCCTGTTTGCCGGGAGCTGCCGCAGATCGATTCCCGGGCAGCCGCCCTTGGCGTTTCCTATGTGCTGGAAGGGGCGACTCTCGGCGGGCAGGTCCTGCGGCGCAGAATGGCCGAGCAGCTCGGTCTTGATGCGTCCAGCGGGGCGGCCTTTCTCAACGTCTATGGCGAACTCACCGGCCGGCGCTGGAAGGATTTCCTGCAGTACCTGGACGACAGGAACCTTGGCGAGGCGCAGACGCTCGAAGTCACACACGCCGCCAAGGCGACCTTTACTTATTTCGAACGCTGGCTGGACAGCCAAAAGGTATTGTCATGA
- a CDS encoding PDDEXK nuclease domain-containing protein: MTSSLPQEDPQLVPLINELGELIRQARQKVLRAVDTLQVQTCWQIGRHIIEFEQGGAERAVYGAKLLPSLAKVLTARFGKGFDERNLRHMRDFYQKFPIWNAVRTELSWTHYRTLLRIERDSTRHWYMNETATQNWSTRALERQIGTFYYERLLASRDRRAVEQEAITNIGKLDFGPRDIVRDPVVLEFLGLPNAGMLQETDLEQALIDQLQGFLLELGKGFAFVARQQRISTESKDFYLDLVFYNYVLKCFVIVDLKRGELTHQDIGQMDMYVRLYDDLRRGPDDKPTVGIILCAQKDESVVRYSVLQGNEQLFASQYQTVLPTEEELRQALDRERVRLVQGPSDAAT; encoded by the coding sequence ATGACCTCGTCACTGCCCCAGGAAGACCCGCAGCTCGTCCCCTTGATCAACGAACTCGGCGAGCTGATTCGCCAGGCACGCCAGAAAGTCCTGCGAGCCGTGGATACCCTCCAGGTCCAGACCTGCTGGCAGATCGGCCGGCACATCATCGAATTCGAGCAAGGAGGAGCCGAACGAGCGGTCTACGGAGCAAAGTTGCTGCCGTCTTTGGCGAAGGTGCTGACGGCGCGGTTTGGGAAAGGGTTTGATGAACGCAACCTGCGCCACATGCGGGACTTTTATCAAAAGTTTCCAATTTGGAACGCAGTGCGTACCGAATTGAGCTGGACTCATTACCGGACGCTTCTACGCATAGAACGCGACAGCACCCGCCATTGGTACATGAACGAAACCGCCACCCAAAACTGGTCCACCCGCGCCCTGGAACGCCAGATTGGCACGTTCTATTACGAGCGCCTCCTGGCAAGCCGCGACCGACGTGCGGTGGAGCAGGAAGCAATCACCAATATAGGGAAACTGGATTTTGGCCCCAGGGACATCGTCAGGGATCCGGTGGTGCTGGAATTCCTCGGCCTGCCCAACGCCGGCATGCTTCAGGAAACCGATCTGGAACAAGCCTTGATCGATCAACTGCAGGGCTTTCTTCTGGAGCTTGGCAAAGGTTTCGCCTTCGTTGCCCGTCAACAGCGCATCAGTACCGAAAGCAAGGATTTCTATCTCGACCTGGTTTTCTACAACTACGTGCTCAAGTGCTTTGTCATCGTCGACCTCAAGCGTGGCGAGCTCACCCACCAGGACATTGGCCAGATGGACATGTACGTCCGGCTTTACGATGACCTCAGGCGCGGCCCCGACGACAAACCCACCGTCGGCATCATTCTTTGCGCCCAGAAGGATGAGTCGGTGGTGCGCTATTCCGTACTGCAGGGAAACGAGCAACTGTTTGCCAGCCAGTACCAAACAGTGCTCCCCACCGAAGAAGAACTACGCCAGGCGCTGGATCGCGAAAGGGTGCGATTGGTGCAAGGACCATCGGACGCGGCGACCTGA